A window of the Butyricimonas virosa genome harbors these coding sequences:
- a CDS encoding DUF5117 domain-containing protein produces MRLKLVIIFMSFLFVQEVAASSAAIIWKKKGKKEEKVEVKKETPYEKFFKGKKCETVKGLIILHKMDNKIYFELPLSLLGKDMLIGSTVTEITNNGFANVGEKPHEPMHVMFTRTDSTINLRQVTCAYMSKDRNLQERIKTSMMPAIIENLAIKAYSPDSTAVVIDMTNFLLSDNEQLNPFSAYAPVTWSGAWIEKEFKRNNSQIAKIKAFDDNVSVQSSLTYSVSLRDKRSYYWYKEPFTAVMTRTFLLLPEEPMRPRLADPRINIFWQGYSEFSNEGNGMKPLYYANRWRLEPKDEAAYRRGELVEPKKPIVFYIDNAFPEMWKPYMKYAVEVWQKAFENIGFKNAIIAKDFPTNDPEFDPDNLKYSCIRYSPSSVANAMGPSWTDPRTGEIINASVYVYHNVIKLVQDWRFLHTAAVDSDVRKVVLDDEIIGDCIRYVVSHEVGHCLALMHNMSASAAIPVDSLRSPSFTQKYGTTYSIMDYARNNYVAQPGDKEKGVRLTPPGTWVV; encoded by the coding sequence ATGAGACTAAAATTAGTCATTATTTTCATGAGCTTTTTGTTCGTGCAAGAAGTTGCAGCCTCTTCTGCGGCTATAATTTGGAAAAAGAAAGGAAAAAAGGAGGAAAAGGTCGAAGTGAAAAAAGAGACTCCTTATGAAAAATTTTTTAAGGGGAAAAAATGTGAAACAGTCAAGGGGTTGATAATCTTGCATAAAATGGATAATAAAATCTATTTTGAATTGCCTTTAAGTTTGTTGGGGAAAGACATGCTTATTGGTTCCACGGTGACTGAAATTACGAATAATGGTTTTGCCAATGTGGGAGAAAAACCACATGAACCGATGCATGTCATGTTTACTCGTACGGATTCAACGATAAATTTGCGGCAGGTGACTTGTGCTTACATGTCCAAAGATAGAAACTTGCAGGAGCGTATAAAGACAAGTATGATGCCTGCTATTATCGAGAATCTGGCGATTAAAGCTTATAGTCCCGATAGTACGGCTGTTGTGATTGATATGACTAATTTTTTATTGAGTGATAATGAGCAGTTGAATCCTTTTTCTGCCTACGCTCCGGTTACTTGGAGTGGAGCTTGGATAGAAAAAGAGTTTAAAAGGAATAACTCACAAATTGCTAAAATAAAAGCATTTGATGATAACGTGAGCGTGCAATCTTCTTTGACATATTCGGTTAGTCTGCGGGATAAACGTTCATATTACTGGTACAAAGAACCTTTTACTGCCGTGATGACACGTACTTTCTTATTGTTGCCGGAAGAACCGATGCGTCCGCGTCTGGCTGATCCTCGTATTAATATTTTTTGGCAAGGGTATTCAGAATTCAGTAACGAGGGAAATGGTATGAAACCATTATACTATGCAAATCGTTGGAGATTGGAACCTAAGGATGAGGCGGCTTATCGTCGAGGAGAGTTAGTTGAACCGAAGAAACCGATCGTGTTCTATATAGATAATGCATTTCCCGAGATGTGGAAACCGTACATGAAGTATGCGGTAGAAGTTTGGCAGAAGGCTTTCGAGAATATAGGTTTTAAAAATGCAATTATAGCTAAAGATTTTCCGACGAATGATCCTGAATTTGATCCGGATAATTTGAAATATTCCTGTATTCGTTATTCCCCTTCTTCTGTTGCTAATGCCATGGGACCCTCGTGGACAGACCCTCGTACGGGAGAGATTATCAATGCTTCGGTGTACGTGTATCATAACGTGATTAAATTGGTGCAGGATTGGAGATTCCTGCACACGGCAGCTGTCGATTCGGATGTGAGGAAAGTGGTATTAGATGATGAGATTATCGGGGATTGTATCCGTTATGTAGTTTCTCACGAAGTGGGACATTGTTTAGCATTGATGCATAATATGTCTGCTTCAGCAGCTATTCCTGTCGATTCGTTGCGTTCTCCATCTTTTACGCAAAAGTACGGTACGACTTATTCCATTATGGATTATGCTCGGAATAATTATGTGGCACAACCCGGGGATAAAGAGAAAGGGGTTCGGTTGACCCCCCCCGGAACTTGGGTTGTATGA
- a CDS encoding S9 family peptidase, which produces MNRIIILLGFIAFHIMGFAQQKANYELAERMRKITQTPIAKNTLIIRPNFIKGSDCFYYSFQTEEGKKYYWVDPKRKEKKLLFDNAELVSKISEMTRKPYNHKNLDIDVKFLDKETFRFYLDRQDYTYNIRTKELKLWKAEKQFTADPYWMYYSSDSTYMLFAKRHNLYLVGNPAKGKDTTEVQLTSDGEKNYSFNREDEGELDGRFLCEAKWFKKGNKFYALREDARKVNDMWVVDVLAQPRPKLETYKYEMAGDKHVIQHRLIIGDADSRQVREIDINRWPDQYVDVVYCSNDGKRLYLQRYKRTWDEADICMVNVETGEVKSLIHEKNKPYLDYQMRSITFLNDGNEILFRSERSGWGHYYLYDKDGNLKNQVTSGAWVASPLLQVDTVRRQIYFYGYGRKEGVDPYYYILYRADLDKENELTCLTPENATHNITLSPSCDYYVDGYSRVDMEPKNVVRNRKGKIIMTLEDPDLDRLYEMGWRAPERFSVKAADGVTDLYGVMWKPADFDSTKLYPIISCVYPGPFFEYVPTRFTINDELNTRLAQLGFIVITVGHRGCSPMRGKYYHTFGYGNQRDYPLADDKYVIEQLADRYSFIDRKKVGIYGHSGGGFMAAAAICTYPDFYSAAVASAGNHDNNMYNKGWVEIHYGVRESKKMVKDSLGNEHEEITYFTSSKTNMDLAKNYKSGLLLVTGDMDNTVHPAHTMKMADALIKAGKYFDMLVLPGNRHGYGGMAEYFYEQKLWHHFARFLLEDSSADYQTDLDYFMKK; this is translated from the coding sequence ATGAATAGAATAATCATTTTACTGGGATTCATCGCTTTCCATATAATGGGATTTGCACAACAAAAGGCAAATTACGAATTGGCGGAGCGTATGCGGAAAATCACACAAACCCCCATAGCAAAGAATACTTTGATTATAAGGCCGAACTTTATAAAGGGAAGTGATTGTTTTTACTACTCGTTTCAAACAGAAGAAGGGAAAAAATACTATTGGGTGGATCCGAAACGGAAAGAGAAGAAATTGTTGTTCGATAATGCCGAATTAGTGTCTAAGATTAGTGAGATGACAAGAAAACCTTATAATCATAAAAATTTGGATATCGATGTAAAATTTCTGGATAAGGAAACATTTAGATTCTATCTTGATCGTCAGGATTATACTTATAATATTCGGACAAAAGAGTTGAAACTTTGGAAGGCAGAGAAGCAATTCACGGCAGATCCTTATTGGATGTATTATTCTTCGGATAGTACTTATATGTTGTTTGCTAAACGCCATAATTTGTATTTGGTGGGTAATCCGGCGAAAGGTAAGGATACGACAGAAGTACAACTTACGTCAGACGGGGAGAAAAACTATTCTTTCAACCGGGAGGATGAAGGGGAGTTAGATGGGCGTTTCCTCTGTGAAGCCAAGTGGTTTAAAAAAGGAAATAAATTTTATGCTTTGCGGGAGGATGCTCGTAAAGTGAATGATATGTGGGTTGTGGATGTGCTTGCGCAACCTCGTCCCAAGTTGGAAACCTATAAATACGAGATGGCAGGTGATAAACATGTTATTCAACATCGTCTGATTATTGGGGATGCCGATTCTCGGCAAGTGCGGGAGATTGATATTAACCGTTGGCCGGATCAATATGTAGATGTCGTTTATTGTAGCAATGACGGGAAACGTCTTTATCTCCAAAGATATAAGCGTACGTGGGATGAAGCGGATATTTGTATGGTGAACGTGGAGACAGGGGAGGTGAAATCGCTTATCCATGAGAAAAATAAACCTTATTTGGACTATCAGATGAGGAGTATTACTTTCTTGAATGACGGAAATGAGATATTGTTCCGTTCGGAACGTAGTGGTTGGGGACACTATTATTTGTACGATAAGGATGGAAATTTGAAAAATCAGGTTACCTCGGGAGCTTGGGTTGCCAGTCCTTTGCTACAAGTGGATACGGTTCGTCGTCAGATATATTTCTACGGGTATGGACGAAAAGAAGGAGTGGATCCTTATTACTATATTTTGTACCGGGCAGATTTGGACAAGGAGAACGAGTTGACATGTTTAACTCCAGAGAATGCAACTCATAATATAACATTATCTCCTTCTTGTGATTATTACGTGGATGGCTATTCACGAGTGGATATGGAACCGAAAAATGTCGTTCGGAATCGGAAAGGAAAAATCATCATGACGTTGGAGGACCCGGATTTAGATCGTTTGTACGAGATGGGGTGGCGGGCTCCGGAACGCTTTTCGGTGAAAGCTGCCGACGGGGTTACTGATTTGTACGGAGTGATGTGGAAGCCTGCGGATTTTGATTCAACAAAATTATATCCGATTATTTCCTGTGTGTATCCCGGACCATTTTTCGAGTATGTCCCGACACGTTTTACCATAAATGACGAGTTGAATACCCGATTGGCACAACTTGGTTTTATTGTTATCACCGTGGGACACAGGGGATGTTCTCCCATGCGAGGTAAATATTACCATACTTTCGGGTATGGTAATCAGCGGGATTATCCTTTGGCAGACGATAAGTACGTGATAGAACAGTTGGCTGATCGTTATTCTTTTATTGACAGGAAGAAAGTCGGTATTTATGGTCACTCCGGAGGTGGTTTTATGGCTGCTGCCGCTATTTGCACGTATCCTGATTTTTATTCGGCAGCAGTTGCATCTGCGGGTAATCACGATAATAACATGTATAATAAGGGGTGGGTCGAGATTCATTATGGCGTGAGGGAAAGTAAAAAAATGGTGAAAGATTCTCTCGGCAATGAACATGAGGAAATTACATATTTCACGTCCAGCAAAACAAATATGGACTTGGCTAAAAACTATAAAAGTGGTTTGTTGCTCGTGACAGGTGATATGGATAATACGGTTCATCCGGCGCATACGATGAAAATGGCAGATGCCCTCATTAAAGCAGGAAAATATTTTGATATGCTGGTATTGCCCGGTAATAGACATGGATACGGGGGAATGGCAGAATATTTTTACGAGCAGAAATTATGGCATCATTTTGCCCGGTTCCTTTTAGAGGATTCATCTGCCGATTATCAGACAGATTTGGATTATTTCATGAAAAAATAA
- a CDS encoding S9 family peptidase produces MNKIIMCITLVVCALLTNGQQKANYKLAERYKKHEIVGVSGNSMAIYPEFINDSDRFWYSFSDSNGKRYYYVDPAKKLKRLLFDNDELVAQISKETRKAYNSKDLSLQSIEFDKKERSFTFEFDGAKYRYTVKTGKVEKIDSLQPWSGRESWMKYSPDSLYILYCKNHNLYVMGNKDKGQDSTEVQLTFDAEKNFTFAKEMDDSDGEVETVAEWFKDSKKIYAVREDARKVKDLYLVNSLSQPRPTLKTYKYDMPGDKEISQSELLVIDVETKKITKFNIDRWQDQYFEVLYVSKDSERIYFERTNRAYNEKELCVINVLTGEVKVLIHEVDKPFMDFKMVSISFLNDGKDIVYRSERSGWGHYYLYDGEGNLKNEITSGDWVAGPICEIDTVGRALYFYALGKDENIDPYYYTLCRASLDKPNSVEQLTFDNVTHAVDWSKTFNYFIDTYQRVDLEPHVVLRNRHGKKIMDLEKADISRIKEMGWKAPERFKVKAADGVTDLYGVMWKPFDFDSTKHYPIISSVYPGPFYEYVPTQFDFIHGRNTQLAQLGLIVIAVGHRGGSPMRGKYYHTYGFGNLRDYPLADDKYAIEQLADRYPYIDATRVGIFGHSGGGFMATAAICTYPDFYKAAVSAAGNHDNYIYNKWFTETHNGATEEKKVVKDSVNGDRTEYTYKFRVNTNINLAKNYKKGLLLVTGDMDDNVHPAHTYRMIDALIKAGKNFDMLVLPGQDHGFSGAAELFFERKLWAHFAKYLLGDSSADYKSSIEN; encoded by the coding sequence ATGAACAAGATAATAATGTGTATAACGCTGGTTGTCTGCGCTTTGTTGACGAACGGACAACAAAAGGCAAATTATAAGCTGGCGGAACGATATAAGAAGCATGAAATTGTGGGTGTTTCGGGTAATAGTATGGCGATTTACCCTGAATTTATTAATGATTCCGATCGCTTTTGGTATTCTTTCTCGGATAGTAATGGAAAAAGATATTATTACGTGGATCCGGCAAAGAAATTAAAACGGTTGTTGTTTGATAACGATGAATTGGTAGCCCAAATAAGTAAAGAAACTCGTAAGGCATATAATTCAAAGGATTTATCCTTGCAATCTATCGAATTCGATAAAAAGGAACGTTCATTTACTTTCGAGTTTGATGGGGCAAAGTATCGGTACACGGTTAAAACCGGGAAAGTGGAAAAGATTGATTCTTTGCAACCGTGGTCCGGTCGGGAATCGTGGATGAAGTATTCCCCGGATAGTTTATATATTCTGTATTGTAAAAATCACAATTTGTACGTGATGGGTAATAAGGACAAGGGACAGGATTCCACGGAAGTGCAATTGACTTTTGATGCAGAAAAGAATTTTACTTTTGCCAAAGAGATGGATGACTCCGATGGAGAGGTAGAGACTGTTGCAGAATGGTTTAAAGATTCAAAAAAGATTTATGCCGTGAGAGAGGATGCCCGGAAGGTGAAGGATTTGTATCTGGTAAATAGCTTGTCGCAACCTCGTCCGACGTTGAAAACTTACAAGTATGATATGCCGGGAGATAAAGAAATATCGCAAAGTGAATTGTTGGTGATAGACGTGGAAACGAAGAAGATCACTAAGTTCAATATCGATAGATGGCAGGATCAGTATTTTGAAGTGTTGTATGTAAGTAAAGATTCGGAAAGAATTTATTTTGAACGGACAAACAGGGCGTACAATGAAAAAGAATTATGTGTTATAAACGTGCTTACCGGGGAGGTGAAAGTGTTGATTCACGAGGTTGACAAACCGTTTATGGATTTTAAGATGGTGAGCATCTCTTTTCTGAATGATGGTAAGGATATCGTGTATCGTTCTGAGCGTAGTGGCTGGGGGCATTATTATCTATATGACGGAGAGGGAAATCTGAAGAATGAGATCACTTCCGGAGATTGGGTTGCCGGTCCGATATGCGAGATAGACACGGTGGGACGTGCGCTTTATTTCTACGCCTTGGGTAAGGATGAGAATATAGATCCTTATTACTATACATTGTGTAGAGCTAGTCTGGATAAACCAAATTCCGTGGAGCAACTGACATTTGACAATGTGACTCATGCTGTAGATTGGTCTAAAACGTTTAATTATTTTATTGATACTTATCAACGGGTCGATTTGGAACCGCACGTCGTTTTGCGAAACAGACACGGAAAGAAAATCATGGATTTGGAGAAGGCCGATATATCTCGGATAAAAGAGATGGGGTGGAAAGCTCCGGAACGTTTTAAAGTAAAAGCGGCAGATGGTGTTACGGATTTGTATGGCGTGATGTGGAAGCCATTTGATTTTGATTCCACGAAACATTATCCTATAATATCTTCTGTTTACCCAGGTCCTTTTTACGAGTATGTGCCGACCCAGTTTGATTTCATTCATGGCCGTAATACGCAATTGGCACAACTTGGACTCATTGTTATTGCCGTGGGACACCGGGGGGGATCGCCTATGAGGGGAAAATATTATCATACTTATGGTTTTGGAAATTTACGAGACTATCCCTTAGCGGACGATAAGTATGCCATAGAGCAATTGGCTGATCGCTATCCCTATATTGATGCCACGCGCGTGGGAATTTTCGGACATTCGGGAGGTGGTTTTATGGCTACTGCTGCCATCTGCACGTATCCAGACTTTTATAAAGCAGCCGTTTCCGCTGCCGGTAACCATGATAATTATATTTATAATAAATGGTTTACTGAAACGCATAATGGTGCGACGGAGGAAAAGAAAGTGGTTAAGGATAGCGTGAATGGAGATCGTACGGAGTACACGTACAAGTTCCGAGTGAATACAAATATCAACTTGGCAAAGAACTATAAAAAAGGATTATTGCTTGTCACGGGTGATATGGATGACAATGTGCATCCGGCACATACTTACCGTATGATAGATGCTTTGATAAAAGCCGGGAAAAATTTTGATATGTTGGTTTTGCCAGGACAGGATCATGGATTCTCCGGGGCTGCAGAGTTATTTTTTGAACGGAAATTATGGGCTCATTTTGCAAAATATTTGTTGGGAGATTCTTCTGCGGATTACAAAAGTTCAATTGAAAATTAG
- a CDS encoding zinc-dependent metalloprotease gives MFSISWLYRPLLDAKTPEDEVPTLSKWISEKSGNLAYRYGKQQFRTRLDPSSVEEDLGDDAMKAGVYGIKNLKIILANLNGWVGKDDPDYRFRLNMYNEVIYQYFRYLNNVLMNIGGIYMNERYDGDVLPSYTVVPRKDQRRAVKFLLDQMKDMDWLDAKEMQEGYPLRGNIASYLQDEIFFAMIKQIGNVMICASKSLGEDVYTAEDYMKDIYDYVWAPTQQGKTLTSIEKLMQINLLTTIMDQAGVVSEQKGTPFALAGNMIRIPEVMKEQSRAAYGLISEEFAGIYSNLERLVPFESEDLLRQAERMGFDSYVGVTAPYIPTGHIYFDVLKKTLSLLKSKVNTGSTDTKQHYKLLIYKIEKALK, from the coding sequence ATGTTTTCAATTAGTTGGTTATATCGTCCTTTGTTGGATGCTAAAACTCCGGAAGATGAGGTGCCCACATTATCTAAATGGATTTCGGAGAAGTCTGGTAATTTGGCTTATCGTTACGGTAAACAACAGTTCAGAACACGTCTTGATCCGAGTTCCGTAGAGGAAGATTTGGGAGACGATGCCATGAAAGCTGGGGTTTATGGTATCAAAAATTTGAAAATTATTTTAGCAAACTTGAACGGTTGGGTGGGAAAAGATGATCCTGACTATCGCTTCCGCCTAAATATGTATAATGAGGTTATATATCAGTATTTCCGTTATTTAAATAATGTACTGATGAACATCGGTGGTATTTATATGAATGAACGGTATGATGGGGATGTTCTTCCGAGCTACACGGTTGTTCCGAGAAAAGATCAACGGCGAGCCGTGAAATTCTTGTTGGATCAGATGAAAGATATGGATTGGTTGGATGCAAAAGAAATGCAGGAAGGCTATCCTTTGCGAGGAAATATTGCATCTTATTTGCAGGATGAAATTTTTTTCGCGATGATCAAACAAATTGGTAATGTAATGATCTGTGCCAGCAAGTCGTTAGGAGAGGATGTTTATACTGCCGAGGATTATATGAAAGATATTTACGATTATGTGTGGGCCCCTACCCAGCAAGGAAAAACATTAACTTCTATCGAGAAATTAATGCAAATCAATTTGTTGACAACTATTATGGATCAGGCTGGTGTTGTTTCAGAGCAGAAAGGAACCCCTTTCGCTTTGGCTGGAAATATGATTCGAATACCTGAGGTAATGAAGGAGCAGAGCCGGGCTGCTTATGGCTTAATATCAGAGGAATTTGCCGGAATTTATTCCAACTTGGAGCGATTGGTTCCGTTCGAGTCTGAGGATTTATTACGACAGGCAGAAAGAATGGGATTCGATTCTTATGTAGGCGTAACTGCTCCTTATATTCCAACGGGTCATATTTATTTCGATGTGCTGAAAAAGACCTTGTCTTTATTGAAGAGTAAAGTAAATACGGGTTCAACGGATACGAAACAACATTATAAGTTATTGATTTATAAGATCGAGAAGGCATTGAAGTAA
- a CDS encoding S9 family peptidase: MNKVLVLLSLLLFTFWGKAQQKANYKLAEKLRNVSLGSLIGKYSMDVFPKQINNTDKFWFEFTTEEGKNFYFVDPVKGEKRLFFNNTDIAQGVSLITRKGYNEKDLRISDIELSKDLTKMTFSMDGRYEFDFKTKKVRAVEKDHSEEDDEVIYSWMTFSPDRKYILYAKDHNLYIRGNKAKGIDTTEIQLTTDGEKYYSFARNSEDDRKDEAETNARWFKDSKHIYVVREDSRKLKDMFVINSLTKRPTLEKYRYEMPGEKDLCQYELWIIDIEKKTANRVPADKWTDQYIQVIQPGEKGDKLFFQRFKRTWDEVDICVVNTETLEVKELIHEVDKPYRDYHMQNTVILNDGKDILFRSERTGWGHYYHYDGEGRLKNVITSGPWVAGQVAAIDTVGRTIYLYGFGREKGVDPYYYMLYKASIDKEGVTLLTPENAQHGVSFLSSKRYFVDTYSRVDMEPKIVLRNNQGKMIMELAKPDTRRLKELGWRAPERFTVKAADGLTDIYGIMWKPADFDPNKKYPIISSVYPGPFFEYVNTSFRVDDSYNMRLAQLGFIVVAMGHRGGSPMRGKFYHRYGYGKLRDYPLADDKYAIEQLADRYAYIDLSKVGIFGHSGGGFMSTAALCTYPDFYTAAVSSAGNHDNNIFNRGWSEIYHGVKETAKKVKGKDGQDSTVYTYSCKVPTNMELAKRLKGHLLLVTGDMDKNVHPANTLRMVDALIKAKKNFEMIVLPGNGHGFGGKAEAFFERKLWYHFAKYLLGDERIVEDDELQIED; encoded by the coding sequence ATGAATAAGGTATTAGTTTTATTGTCATTGTTATTATTTACTTTTTGGGGAAAAGCCCAGCAGAAAGCGAATTATAAATTGGCAGAGAAGTTACGGAATGTTTCATTGGGTAGTTTAATCGGGAAGTATAGTATGGACGTGTTTCCCAAACAGATTAACAATACGGATAAGTTTTGGTTTGAGTTTACCACGGAAGAGGGAAAGAATTTCTATTTTGTTGATCCGGTAAAAGGAGAAAAACGTTTATTTTTTAATAATACGGATATTGCACAAGGGGTAAGTCTGATTACCCGGAAAGGCTATAACGAGAAAGATTTGAGAATCTCCGATATAGAGTTATCCAAAGATCTGACTAAAATGACCTTTTCTATGGATGGTCGTTATGAATTTGACTTTAAGACAAAGAAAGTACGGGCTGTGGAGAAGGATCATTCAGAGGAAGATGACGAAGTGATTTATTCTTGGATGACCTTTTCTCCGGATCGGAAATATATATTGTATGCGAAAGATCATAACCTGTATATACGAGGTAATAAAGCTAAAGGTATAGATACCACAGAAATTCAGTTAACAACTGACGGAGAAAAATATTACTCTTTTGCTCGTAATTCGGAGGATGATAGAAAAGATGAAGCGGAAACAAATGCTCGTTGGTTTAAGGATTCCAAGCATATTTATGTGGTACGTGAAGATAGCCGAAAATTGAAGGATATGTTTGTTATTAATTCATTGACTAAACGTCCGACGTTGGAAAAGTATCGATATGAGATGCCGGGAGAGAAGGATTTATGCCAGTACGAATTGTGGATTATTGACATCGAGAAAAAAACAGCCAACCGGGTTCCGGCTGATAAATGGACGGATCAATACATTCAGGTTATCCAACCCGGAGAAAAAGGTGACAAGCTTTTTTTCCAGCGTTTTAAACGTACATGGGATGAAGTTGATATTTGCGTGGTAAACACGGAAACGTTGGAAGTAAAGGAGTTGATTCACGAGGTTGACAAACCTTACCGGGATTATCATATGCAGAATACGGTAATATTAAATGACGGGAAAGATATTCTGTTTCGTTCGGAGCGCACGGGTTGGGGACATTATTATCATTATGACGGAGAAGGACGTCTGAAAAATGTTATCACTTCAGGACCTTGGGTGGCCGGACAGGTGGCGGCTATTGACACCGTGGGGCGTACGATTTACTTGTACGGTTTCGGAAGGGAGAAAGGGGTTGATCCTTATTATTATATGCTTTATAAGGCAAGTATTGATAAAGAGGGCGTTACATTGTTGACTCCAGAGAATGCTCAACACGGAGTTTCGTTCTTATCTTCTAAACGTTATTTCGTGGATACTTATTCACGGGTGGATATGGAGCCGAAAATTGTTTTGAGGAATAACCAGGGGAAGATGATCATGGAATTGGCAAAACCCGATACCCGACGTTTGAAGGAATTAGGATGGAGAGCCCCCGAACGTTTTACCGTGAAGGCGGCAGACGGTTTGACTGATATATATGGGATTATGTGGAAACCTGCTGATTTTGACCCGAACAAGAAATATCCGATTATTTCTTCCGTGTATCCCGGCCCGTTTTTCGAGTACGTGAATACCTCTTTCCGTGTGGATGATAGTTATAACATGAGACTGGCTCAACTCGGTTTTATCGTGGTGGCTATGGGACATCGGGGGGGAAGCCCGATGCGGGGCAAATTCTATCATCGTTACGGGTATGGAAAATTGCGGGATTATCCTTTGGCAGATGATAAGTATGCCATCGAGCAATTGGCAGATCGATACGCTTATATTGATCTCTCTAAGGTTGGTATTTTCGGACACTCCGGAGGAGGATTCATGTCAACTGCAGCACTTTGTACTTATCCGGATTTTTACACTGCAGCCGTGTCGTCTGCGGGAAATCATGATAATAATATTTTTAACCGAGGATGGTCCGAGATATATCATGGGGTTAAGGAAACTGCCAAGAAGGTGAAAGGGAAGGACGGACAGGATAGTACAGTGTATACGTATTCGTGTAAGGTCCCTACGAACATGGAGTTGGCAAAGCGTCTGAAAGGGCACTTGTTGTTAGTGACGGGAGATATGGATAAAAATGTGCATCCTGCTAATACATTACGTATGGTGGACGCCTTAATTAAGGCAAAGAAGAATTTCGAGATGATCGTGTTACCGGGTAATGGGCATGGTTTCGGGGGAAAGGCAGAGGCTTTCTTTGAGCGTAAATTGTGGTATCATTTTGCGAAGTATTTGTTAGGAGATGAGAGGATAGTAGAAGATGATGAATTGCAAATAGAGGATTAA